One Desulfobaculum bizertense DSM 18034 DNA window includes the following coding sequences:
- a CDS encoding amino acid ABC transporter ATP-binding protein produces the protein MIKAKNVNKFFYVPEKIQALNNVSCEVKPGEVVVIIGPSGSGKSTFLRCLNRLEFADSGEITIDGENVLDGNVDINKVRAEAGMVFQSFNLFPHKTVLENLVMAPMMVRGKGRKECEELGMKLLKKVGIDAKWNAHPDQLSGGQQQRVAIARALCMEPKVMLFDEPTSALDPEMVGEVLDVMKALARSGMTMVVVTHEMGFAREVADRVIFMDAGTIIEEGTPEHFFDNPTNERAKLFLSQIL, from the coding sequence ATGATTAAAGCAAAGAACGTTAATAAGTTTTTTTATGTGCCTGAAAAGATTCAGGCCCTGAATAATGTCAGCTGCGAAGTGAAGCCCGGCGAAGTGGTCGTTATCATTGGCCCCTCAGGCTCTGGCAAGTCAACTTTTCTGCGCTGCCTGAACCGTCTTGAGTTCGCGGACTCTGGCGAAATTACCATTGATGGCGAAAACGTCCTTGATGGTAACGTCGATATTAACAAGGTTCGCGCTGAGGCTGGCATGGTGTTTCAGTCCTTCAACCTGTTTCCGCACAAGACTGTTTTGGAGAATCTTGTCATGGCCCCCATGATGGTCCGTGGCAAAGGTCGCAAAGAGTGCGAGGAGCTGGGTATGAAGCTGCTGAAAAAGGTCGGCATTGACGCTAAGTGGAATGCCCACCCAGATCAGCTCTCTGGTGGCCAGCAGCAGCGTGTCGCTATTGCCCGCGCGCTGTGCATGGAACCCAAAGTGATGCTTTTTGACGAACCGACTTCCGCTCTTGATCCCGAGATGGTCGGTGAAGTTTTGGACGTTATGAAGGCACTTGCCCGTTCCGGCATGACAATGGTCGTCGTTACTCATGAAATGGGTTTTGCCCGTGAAGTGGCAGATCGCGTGATCTTTATGGACGCGGGAACCATTATTGAAGAAGGTACTCCTGAGCATTTCTTTGATAATCCGACCAATGAGCGTGCGAAGCTGTTCCTGAGCCAGATTTTATAG
- a CDS encoding amino acid ABC transporter permease (The N-terminal region of this protein, as described by TIGR01726, is a three transmembrane segment that identifies a subfamily of ABC transporter permease subunits, which specificities that include histidine, arginine, glutamine, glutamate, L-cystine (sic), the opines (in Agrobacterium) octopine and nopaline, etc.), whose product MSLYPGLDRPRSPLYRKFWGVMFFVLIGLACLGAYGATKYVDYTWRWYRVPQYFYYQEEVKVRSELDGEVSTVEQTEKGYNVTVAAMDGAEETYTIPSKNLLVEEGDFVYPGDVLGSSTHGRLGLFLVGLITTLKVSFIAIILGMIAGMATGLMRISDNPMLKWLAITYIELVRGSPLMVQLMIWYYVIGTLLNQLMANWGLPNIPNLWFGAFGLATFTGAYTAEIVRAGIQSVHRGQMEAARSLGMNYSQAMRKVVMPQAIRRILPALAGQFISLVKDSSLLGVIAVRELTKVTREVVTASLQVYEMWIVCALLYLVLTFILSVAVQYMERKAV is encoded by the coding sequence ATGTCTCTCTATCCCGGTTTGGATCGGCCCAGAAGCCCGCTCTACAGGAAATTCTGGGGGGTCATGTTCTTCGTTCTTATTGGCCTTGCCTGTCTGGGTGCCTACGGTGCTACCAAGTACGTTGACTACACGTGGCGTTGGTATCGCGTGCCCCAGTATTTCTACTATCAGGAAGAGGTCAAAGTCCGAAGTGAGCTCGATGGTGAAGTCTCCACTGTCGAGCAGACCGAGAAAGGTTACAACGTCACTGTTGCCGCTATGGACGGAGCTGAGGAAACGTATACGATCCCCAGCAAGAACCTTCTCGTGGAAGAAGGGGATTTTGTCTACCCCGGAGACGTGCTCGGTTCGAGTACGCATGGGCGACTCGGTCTGTTCCTTGTTGGTCTGATAACAACGCTCAAGGTCAGCTTTATCGCTATCATCCTCGGTATGATTGCAGGTATGGCGACGGGCCTTATGCGTATTTCGGACAACCCTATGCTCAAGTGGCTCGCCATTACCTACATTGAGCTGGTTCGTGGCTCCCCGCTGATGGTTCAGCTGATGATCTGGTACTACGTTATTGGTACGCTGCTGAATCAGCTTATGGCGAACTGGGGCCTGCCGAATATCCCGAATCTGTGGTTTGGTGCCTTTGGTCTGGCGACTTTTACAGGTGCGTATACTGCAGAAATTGTCCGCGCTGGTATCCAGAGCGTGCACCGTGGTCAGATGGAAGCTGCCCGTTCCCTTGGCATGAACTATTCTCAGGCAATGAGAAAGGTCGTCATGCCGCAGGCTATTCGTCGTATCCTTCCGGCTCTTGCTGGTCAGTTTATTAGTCTTGTCAAAGACTCTTCGCTGCTTGGTGTTATCGCCGTGCGTGAGCTGACCAAGGTCACCCGTGAGGTCGTTACCGCATCCCTTCAGGTCTATGAGATGTGGATTGTCTGTGCGTTGTTATATCTCGTACTGACGTTTATTCTCTCTGTCGCGGTGCAGTACATGGAACGCAAGGCGGTCTAA